In Populus nigra chromosome 1, ddPopNigr1.1, whole genome shotgun sequence, one genomic interval encodes:
- the LOC133702633 gene encoding beta-glucosidase 12-like, producing the protein MGSIDDFSRYSFPDDFVFGTSSSAYQYEGETNKHGRGPAIWDTFTEEHTERINDHSNGNVAVDFYHRYKEDVQRMKEMGMDAFRFSISWSRVLPHGRLSAGVNEEGIKFYNDLIDDLLKNGLQPYVTLFHWDSPQALEDKYGGFLSPNIVNDFRDFVDLCFQKFGDRVKKWITLNEPWMFSVQGYDMGKMAPGRISVVVNDPHRSLNTGATEVYTVSHHLLLAHAAAVKLYKEKYQSCQGGQIGITLVSYWFEPYSNSEDDQNATKRSLDFMLGWFMDPLTNGDYPRNMHDFVGGRLPKFTAEESKMLKGSYDFIGINYYTTYYAQNIDANYQSVGFMSDARANWTGERNGIPIGPQAGVKWLYIYPEGISRLLNYTKDLYGNPTIYITENGVDDVNNNASSLKEALNDPIREKSYKDHLKNVLRSINEHGVDVKGFFAWSLMDNFEWGSGYAVRFGLYYVDYKNDLKRYPKKSVKWFKQFLRRDSHSPIPHTYPLITSNETSKIEDSLVRDAKRPRNA; encoded by the exons ATGGGAAGCATTGATGACTTCAGCCGTTATTCTTTCCCAGATGATTTTGTTTTCGGAACATCCTCATCAGCTTACCAG TATGAAggtgaaacaaacaaacatggtAGAGGACCAGCTATATGGGACACTTTCACTGAGGAACATACAG AGAGAATAAATGATCATAGCAACGGAAATGTAGCTGTTGATTTCTACCATCGCTATAAA GAAGATGtgcaaagaatgaaagaaatggGAATGGATGCTTTCAGATTCTCCATTTCTTGGTCTAGAGTATTACCac ATGGCAGGTTAAGTGCTGGAGTAAACGAAGAAGGCATCAAGTTTTATAACGATCTCATTGATGACCTCCTCAAGAATG GTTTGCAGCCTTACGTTACTCTCTTTCACTGGGATTCTCCACAAGCTTTAGAAGATAAATATGGTGGTTTCTTAAGTCCTAACATTGT AAATGATTTCCGAGACTTTGTCGACCTTTGTTTCCAAAAGTTTGGAGACCGAGTGAAGAAGTGGATTACTTTGAACGAGCCATGGATGTTCAGTGTTCAAGGTTATGACATGGGCAAGATGGCACCGGGTAGGATTTCTGTCGTCGTAAATGATCCCCACCGATCCTTAAACACTGGTGCCACTGAAGTGTATACGGTTAGCCATCATTTGTTGCTTGCTCATGCTGCGGCAGTGAAACTATACAAGGAAAAATATCAGTCATGTCAAGGTGGACAGATTGGGATAACACTTGTTTCTTATTGGTTTGAACCTTACTCAAACAGTGAAGATGATCAAAATGCAACCAAAAGAAGCCTCGACTTCATGCTTGGTtg GTTCATGGATCCTTTAACTAATGGTGACTATCCACGTAACATGCATGACTTTGTTGGTGGAAGATTGCCCAAGTTCACTGCCGAGGAATCTAAGATGTTGAAGGGATCGTATGATTTTATTGGAATTAATTACTACACAACATATTATGCTCAAAACATCGATGCAAATTATCAGAGTGTTGGATTCATGTCAGATGCTCGTGCTAATTGGACAG GAGAGAGAAATGGAATCCCAATAGGTCCACAGGCTGGTGTAAAATGGCTTTATATTTATCCCGAAGGCATCAGCAGGCTTTTGAATTACACCAAAGATCTATACGGGAACCCAACAATTTACATTACTGAGAATG ggGTTGATGACGTAAATAACAATGCTTCATCACTAAAGGAAGCTCTTAATGATCCCATAAgagaaaaatcttacaaagaCCACCTTAAGAATGTCTTGAGATCCATCAA tGAGCATGGTGTTGATGTTAAGGGATTTTTTGCTTGGTCTTTGATGGACAATTTCGAATGGGGAAGTGGTTATGCTGTGAGGTTCGGCCTCTACTACGTTGATtacaaaaatgatttgaaacGATATCCTAAAAAATCAGTCAAGTGGTTCAAGCAGTTTCTTAGAAGAGACTCCCACAGTCCTATTCCACATACGTATCCTCTGATTACTTCTAATGAAACGTCGAAGATTGAAGATAGTTTGGTTCGGGATGCTAAAAGGCCAAGAAATGCCTGA